In a single window of the Methylophaga frappieri genome:
- a CDS encoding integration host factor subunit beta: MTKSDLIEILSEKQSLLNYRDVELAVKLILEQMSDSLSQGDRIEIRGFGSFTLHHRPPRMGRNPKSGESVSLDEKFVPHFKPGKELRDRVNVAAGFD, encoded by the coding sequence ATGACCAAGTCTGATTTGATAGAAATCCTATCCGAAAAACAATCTCTATTAAATTACCGCGATGTAGAGCTGGCCGTAAAATTGATTTTGGAACAAATGAGCGACAGTTTATCTCAAGGTGACCGAATCGAAATTCGTGGTTTTGGTAGCTTTACCCTGCATCACCGGCCACCGCGGATGGGACGCAATCCCAAAAGTGGTGAATCTGTCTCGCTTGACGAAAAATTTGTACCACACTTCAAGCCGGGCAAAGAACTCCGTGATCGCGTTAATGTTGCCGCGGGTTTCGATTAA
- a CDS encoding Mth938-like domain-containing protein: MKISQETLTGLLQIRDYGDGFLMIQTAEGRSEKLTGSVLLSNAGIQSAPSLKAPNRMGVTSLLSQHVFDVLIVVTPTGASEQNWQLQTVFASAGIVAEFMPMGPACRTFNLIQSEGRAPLLWAELNNGLRPNLE; encoded by the coding sequence ATGAAAATAAGTCAGGAAACCCTCACCGGTTTATTGCAAATTCGTGATTATGGTGATGGTTTTCTGATGATTCAGACCGCTGAAGGTCGCAGCGAAAAACTGACCGGTTCTGTTTTACTTTCCAACGCAGGCATCCAGTCTGCACCTAGCTTGAAAGCGCCCAATAGAATGGGCGTTACGTCGTTGCTTTCCCAACACGTTTTTGATGTCTTGATTGTTGTCACGCCAACTGGTGCCAGCGAACAAAACTGGCAATTGCAAACCGTGTTTGCCAGTGCGGGTATCGTCGCAGAGTTTATGCCGATGGGTCCGGCTTGTCGAACCTTTAATTTAATTCAAAGCGAAGGGCGTGCGCCCTTGTTGTGGGCTGAATTAAACAACGGCTTGCGGCCTAATTTAGAATGA